From a region of the Impatiens glandulifera chromosome 4, dImpGla2.1, whole genome shotgun sequence genome:
- the LOC124933823 gene encoding aspartic proteinase A1-like encodes MGTQFRAAVITLFLSSLLLDQLVFSESNDGLVRVGLKKFKLDENNRIAAPRLTPQLPGSQKDGVTVRLKNYDNMQYYGEISIGTPPQKFNVVFDTGSSDLWIPSTECYYDSPACYNHSKYDARRSITYRVNGKYTEIHYGSGSIAGHISQDNVLVGGLTIKNQNFIEARRLSGSVFEFTKFDGVLGLGLHEISPGGSVPVWYNMMNQGLIRNQSFSFWLNSKTTGEEGGELVFGGTDTRHYKGEHTYVPVTHKSSWLFDMGDVFVEGQPIGVSGCSAIADSGASLLTGPTAGIAMINHEIGIRGVVNDRCKSIVGQHGHKILNKLLVVKESPLKICSLIGLCPDYESNNRTPDFIDVDTCNKCEMIVVWMESQHKRNQREYAILNYVDKLCDSFPTPNLETRVDCQRISSMPVFSFLIGSRNFTLSPEEYILKTATNCRSGFIAIDLPDGPLWILGHPFMGRYHTVFDYVNSRVDSRVGFADAA; translated from the exons ATGGGAACACAGTTTAGAGCAGCAGTTATCACTCTTTTTCTTTCATCCCTCCTTCTTGATCAGCTGGTGTTTTCTGAATCCAACGATGGATTAGTGAGAGTTGGACTGAAAAAGTTTAAGTTAGATGAAAACAACAGGATCGCTGCTCCTCGACTTACCCCGCAACTACCGGGTTCTCAAAAGGATGGTGTCACTGTAAGGCTAAAGAATTACGATAACATGCAGTACTACGGTGAGATTTCAATCGGTACACCACCACAGAAATTCAATGTGGTTTTTGATACAGGAAGCTCTGATCTGTGGATACCTTCCACAGAGTGCTACTACGATTCT CCTGCTTGCTATAATCATTCCAAATATGATGCCCGTCGATCAATAACATATAGAGTGAACG GAAAATATACTGAGATACACTATGGTTCAGGTTCAATAGCTGGCCACATTAGCCAAGACAATGTTTTAGTTGGTGGTTTAACAATTAAGAATcag AACTTCATTGAAGCAAGAAGACTGTCTGGTTCTGTGTTTGAGTTTACCAAGTTTGATGGTGTTCTTGGCCTTGGATTACATGAGATCTCACCTGGAGGTTCTGTTCCAGTATG GTACAACATGATGAACCAGGGTCTGATTCGGAATCAATCGTTCTCATTTTGGCTTAATAGTAAAACAACAGGAGAGGAAGGAGGTGAACTTGTATTTGGTGGGACTGATACAAGGCATTACAAGGGGGAGCATACTTATGTCCCTGTGACCCACAAGAGCTCTTGGCTG TTTGATATGGGTGATGTCTTCGTCGAGGGTCAACCAATAG GTGTTTCTGGTTGTTCTGCAATTGCGGATTCTGGAGCTTCTTTGTTGACGGGTCCAACT GCTGGGATTGCCATGATAAACCATGAAATTGGAATCAGAGGAGTAGTTAACGATAGATGCAAGTCAATCGTTGGACAGCATGGACACAAAATTCTCAACAAGCTCCTAGTAGTAAAG GAGTCACCCTTGAAAATTTGTTCTCTAATTGGATTATGCCCAGATTATGAAAGTAATAATAGAACACCAGATTTTATCGATGTCGATACGTGCAATAAGTGTGAAATGATAGTTGTGTGGATGGAGAGTCAACATAAGAGGAATCAGAGAGAATAtgctattttaaattatgttgataag CTATGTGATTCGTTTCCAACACCAAATCTGGAAACAAGAGTGGATTGTCAGCGAATTTCCTCTATGCCTGTATTTTCGTTTTTAATTGGTTCTAGAAATTTTACCCTCTCGCCTGAGGAG TATATATTGAAGACTGCCACTAATTGCAGAAGTGGCTTTATTGCCATAGATCTTCCTGACGGACCTCTCTG GATTTTGGGGCATCCATTCATGGGCCGTTATCACACAGTATTTGACTATGTCAATTCGAGAGTTGATTCGAGAGTTGGATTTGCGGATGCtgcataa
- the LOC124933820 gene encoding aspartic proteinase A1-like, giving the protein MGTKFRASVITLFLSSLLLHQLVFSESNDGLVRVGLKKFKLDENNRIAAPRLTPQLPDSQKDGVTVRLKNYDNMQYYGEISIGTPPQNFTVHFDTGSSKMWIPSSRCCLSRWCFFARRSKTSKRNKYNSCRSRTYKKNGTSAEIHYDSGSISGNVSQDNVIVGGLTIKNQGFIEATIPPDSAFQSSKFDGVLGLGFKELNDLGVVPVWYNMMNQGLIRNQVFSFRLDRNKKEEEGGELVFGGIDPKHHKGDHTYVPVTGKGHWQFATSNVLINGQSIGELFHQSYIKDEHEKERKRENMSFIDYRVHFEGVCRFDCSTVVDSGTSLLSGPMTAITMINHELGVNETGLVSHECKSIVEEYGQTILKMLPGEANKICSLIGLCPVNGTKSIEESDDRRTIDVYSMGMCRTCEMVVVWMESRLMKKQTENNILNYVNKLCNSLSRPFESYFVDCSQVSSMPIISFLIGDRNFTLSSKEDLGGHVHGSLSHRI; this is encoded by the exons ATGGGAACAAAGTTTAGAGCATCAGTTATCACTCTTTTTCTTTCATCCCTCCTTCTTCATCAGCTGGTGTTTTCGGAATCCAACGATGGATTAGTGAGAGTTGGACTGAAAAAGTTTAAGTTAGATGAAAACAACAGGATCGCTGCTCCTCGACTTACCCCGCAACTACCGGATTCTCAAAAGGATGGCGTCACTGTAAGGCTAAAGAATTACGATAACATGCAGTACTACGGTGAGATTTCAATCGGTACACCACCACAGAACTTCACCGTGCATTTTGATACAGGAAGCTCTAAAATGTGGATACCTTCATCAAGGTGCTGCTTATCT CGTTGGTGTTTCTTTGCCCGTCGTTCAAAAACATCTAAAAGGAACAAATACAATTCCTGTCGTTCAAGAACGTATAAAAAGAACG GAACATCTGCTGAGATACACTATGATTCAGGTTCAATATCTGGCAATGTTAGCCAAGACAATGTTATAGTTGGTGGTTTAACAATCAAGAATCag GGCTTTATTGAAGCAACAATACCGCCTGATTCTGCGTTTCAGTCTAGTAAGTTTGATGGCGTTCTTGGCCTTGGATTTAAGGAGCTAAATGATTTAGGTGTTGTTCCAGTATG GTACAACATGATGAATCAGGGTCTGATTCGGAATCAAGTATTCTCATTTCGGCTTGATAGAAACAAAAAAGAAGAGGAAGGAGGTGAACTTGTGTTTGGTGGGATTGATCCAAAGCATCACAAGGGGGACCATACTTATGTCCCTGTGACCGGAAAGGGTCATTGGCAG TTTGCTACGAGTAATGTTTTAATCAATGGTCAATCAATAGGTGAGCTCTTTCATCAATCTTACATAAAAGATGAG catgaaaaagaaagaaaaagagagaacATGTCATTTATTGATTATAGAGTACATTTTGAAGGTGTGTGCAGATTTGATTGTTCTACAGTTGTGGATTCTGGAACTTCTTTGTTGTCAGGTCCAATG ACTGCAATTACCATGATAAACCATGAACTTGGAGTCAACGAAACAGGATTAGTAAGTCATGAATGTAAGTCAATTGTTGAAGAGTATGGACAAACCATTCTGAAAATGCTCCCAGGAGAG GCTAACAAAATTTGTTCCCTAATTGGATTATGCCCAGTTAATGGAACTAAGAGTATCGAGGAAAGTGATGATAGAAGAACAATAGATGTTTACTCTATGGGTATGTGCAGAACTTGTGAAATGGTAGTTGTATGGATGGAGAGTCGGCTAATGAAGAAACaaacagaaaataatattttaaactatgttaataag CTCTGTAATTCACTGTCAAGACCATTTGAATCATATTTTGTGGATTGTTCGCAAGTTTCCTCAATGCCTATAATTTCGTTTTTAATTGGCGATAGAAATTTTACTCTCTCATCTAAGGAG GATCTTGGGGGACATGTTCATGGGTCGTTATCACACCGTATTTGA